One window of the Clupea harengus chromosome 20, Ch_v2.0.2, whole genome shotgun sequence genome contains the following:
- the chic1 gene encoding cysteine-rich hydrophobic domain-containing protein 1 isoform X2, whose translation MSVLLPNMADFDTIYELDEEDERIVSEERLARYCPEPVIMRGAGHITVFGLSNKFDTEFPSVLTGKVAPEEFKSSISRVNACLKKNLPVNVKWLLCGCLCCCCTVGCSLWPVICLNKRTRRSIQKLLEWENNRMYHKGCTGNSAGGNVRAAT comes from the exons ATGAGCGTCTTACTGCCCAACATGGCGGACTTTGATACCATTTATGAGTTAGACGAAGAAGATGAACGGATAGTGAGTGAAGAACGCCTCGCCAGATACTGCCCTGAACCCGTCATTATGCGAGGAGCTGGACACATCACCGT GTTTGGCCTGAGCAATAAGTTTGATACAGAATTTCCTTCAGTTCTTACAGGAAAG GTGGCTCCAGAGGAGTTCAAGAGCAGCATCAGCCGGGTGAACGCCTGTCTGAAGAAGAACCTGCCTGTCAATGTGAAGTGGCTCCTGTGCGGatgcctgtgctgctgctgtacggTGGGCTGCAGCCTGTGGCCTGTCATCTGCCTCAACAAGAGA ACAAGAAGATCCATCCAGAAATTGTTAGAATGGGAAAACAATCGAATGTATCACAAG